The Diadema setosum chromosome 1, eeDiaSeto1, whole genome shotgun sequence genome has a window encoding:
- the LOC140226551 gene encoding transmembrane protein 229B-like, whose product MWDEGAISVWVRFYIYAIHGYFAEVMFTAGWEFVVNQNFKFPGNTSVWSLAIYGMSNLFIEWMYLRMKGRVPIAIRLLIYTLWIYVWEFSTGLLLRQFNACPWDYSPFEWDFLGLITLEYAPAWVIGALITEQILIKNTLRLHFRDVAGVGSPVSHANGPAKKTE is encoded by the coding sequence ATGTGGGATGAAGGAGCAATCTCCGTGTGGGTGCGATTCTACATCTATGCAATCCATGGCTACTTTGCCGAGGTCATGTTCACCGCTGGCTGGGAGTTTGTTGTCAACCAGAACTTCAAGTTCCCGGGCAACACCAGTGTCTGGTCTCTGGCCATCTACGGGATGTCCAATCTCTTTATTGAGTGGATGTATTTGCGGATGAAGGGCAGGGTCCCTATAGCCATCCGCCTGCTCATCTACACGCTGTGGATTTATGTGTGGGAGTTTTCTACTGGTCTGCTTCTGCGGCAGTTCAATGCATGCCCCTGGGACTACTCTCCGTTTGAGTGGGACTTTCTGGGACTTATCACTCTGGAGTATGCCCCAGCTTGGGTTATCGGTGCCCTCATCACGGAGCAGATTCTCATAAAAAACACACTGCGGCTACATTTTCGAGATGTGGCCGGTGTTGGTTCACCAGTGTCCCACGCAAATGGACCAGCAAAGAAAACAGAATAA